From one Triticum aestivum cultivar Chinese Spring chromosome 4B, IWGSC CS RefSeq v2.1, whole genome shotgun sequence genomic stretch:
- the LOC123089829 gene encoding heavy metal-associated isoprenylated plant protein 39 isoform X2: MAQVVLRIPTMTDEKTKQKAMEAVADIYGIDSIAADLKDNKMTVIGAMDTVAIAKRLKKLGKIDIVSVGPAKEEKKPAPAAEKKGEEKKDDKKEEKKDDKKADKK; encoded by the exons ATGGCCCAG GTGGTGCTGAGGATTCCCACCATGACCGACGAGAAGACCAAGCAGAAAGCCATGGAGGCCGTCGCCGACATCTACG GTATCGACTCGATAGCCGCGGACCTCAAGGACAACAAGATGACCGTCATCGGCGCCATGGACACCGTAGCCATCGCCAAGAGGCTCAAGAAGCTCGGCAAGATCGACATCGTCTCGGTCGGCCCGGCCAAGGAGGAGAAGAAGCCGGCACCGGCTGCGGAGAAGAAGGGCGAGGAGAAGAAGGATGAcaagaaagaggagaagaaagacgacaagaaggccgacaagaaGTGA
- the LOC123089829 gene encoding heavy metal-associated isoprenylated plant protein 39 isoform X1, with translation MAQKVVLRIPTMTDEKTKQKAMEAVADIYGIDSIAADLKDNKMTVIGAMDTVAIAKRLKKLGKIDIVSVGPAKEEKKPAPAAEKKGEEKKDDKKEEKKDDKKADKK, from the exons ATGGCCCAG AAGGTGGTGCTGAGGATTCCCACCATGACCGACGAGAAGACCAAGCAGAAAGCCATGGAGGCCGTCGCCGACATCTACG GTATCGACTCGATAGCCGCGGACCTCAAGGACAACAAGATGACCGTCATCGGCGCCATGGACACCGTAGCCATCGCCAAGAGGCTCAAGAAGCTCGGCAAGATCGACATCGTCTCGGTCGGCCCGGCCAAGGAGGAGAAGAAGCCGGCACCGGCTGCGGAGAAGAAGGGCGAGGAGAAGAAGGATGAcaagaaagaggagaagaaagacgacaagaaggccgacaagaaGTGA